A DNA window from Micromonospora inyonensis contains the following coding sequences:
- a CDS encoding DUF4236 domain-containing protein yields MGLMFRKRKKYGPLVLNFTENGFSSWTVRLGRWSWNSKARAHRVDLPGPLSWKQDKSRSRA; encoded by the coding sequence ATGGGCCTGATGTTCCGCAAGCGGAAGAAGTACGGTCCCCTGGTCCTCAACTTCACCGAGAACGGTTTCTCCTCGTGGACCGTCCGGCTCGGCCGGTGGTCCTGGAACTCCAAGGCCCGGGCGCACCGGGTCGACCTGCCCGGCCCGCTCTCCTGGAAGCAGGACAAGTCCCGGTCCCGGGCGTAG
- a CDS encoding glucose 1-dehydrogenase, protein MTDLFSVEGKTVLVTGGSRGIGLMIARGFVQAGAEVIISSRKAEVCERVAAELSADGRCTAIPADLGTDAGAEALAAAVRERTSRLDVLVNNAGATWGAPLEAYPESAFDKLWAVNVKAVFRLTTALLPALRTAASADDPARVINIGSVDGIRVPLMEVYAYSATKAAVHMLTRSLAHQLAGERVTVNAIAPGPFESRMMAFALDDPATRAGIEQQVPLGRIGRPEDMAGTAIYLASRAGAYLTGAVIPVDGGITTHG, encoded by the coding sequence ATGACGGATCTGTTCTCGGTCGAAGGCAAGACGGTCCTGGTCACCGGAGGTTCCCGGGGCATCGGGTTGATGATCGCCCGGGGCTTCGTCCAGGCCGGTGCCGAGGTGATCATCTCGTCCCGCAAGGCGGAGGTCTGCGAGCGCGTCGCCGCCGAGCTGTCCGCCGACGGGCGGTGCACGGCGATTCCGGCCGACCTGGGCACCGATGCCGGCGCGGAGGCGCTCGCCGCCGCTGTCCGGGAACGCACCTCCCGCCTCGACGTGCTGGTGAACAATGCCGGGGCCACCTGGGGCGCGCCGCTTGAGGCGTACCCGGAGAGCGCCTTCGACAAGCTCTGGGCGGTCAACGTGAAGGCGGTGTTCCGGCTCACCACCGCGTTGCTGCCCGCCCTGCGCACGGCGGCCAGCGCCGACGACCCGGCCCGCGTCATCAACATCGGGTCGGTGGACGGCATCCGGGTGCCGCTGATGGAGGTGTACGCGTACTCGGCCACCAAGGCGGCCGTGCACATGCTGACCCGCAGCCTCGCCCACCAGCTCGCCGGTGAGCGCGTCACGGTCAACGCGATCGCGCCCGGCCCGTTCGAGAGCAGGATGATGGCGTTCGCGCTGGACGACCCGGCCACCCGGGCCGGCATCGAGCAGCAGGTGCCGCTGGGCCGCATCGGTCGGCCCGAGGACATGGCCGGGACCGCGATCTACCTGGCCTCCCGCGCCGGGGCGTACCTGACCGGCGCGGTCATCCCGGTCGACGGGGGCATCACGACGCACGGCTGA
- a CDS encoding SsgA family sporulation/cell division regulator, with product MSVIRPTTVEVETSLRLVAPDATALPVRASLRYDPADPYAVHVLFHAESAGGEAVSWSFARELLVTGLDEPAGIGDVRVWPWATPRGDFVALALSSPDGNALFEVPRSVLVRFLRRTYVVVPRGREAEHLDVDTAVNRLLAGR from the coding sequence ATGAGTGTCATCCGACCGACGACCGTAGAGGTCGAGACGTCGCTAAGGCTCGTCGCACCTGACGCCACCGCCTTGCCGGTGCGCGCCAGTCTGCGCTACGACCCTGCTGACCCGTATGCGGTCCATGTCCTGTTCCATGCCGAATCTGCCGGTGGCGAGGCGGTGAGCTGGTCGTTCGCCCGTGAACTGCTGGTCACCGGACTCGACGAGCCGGCCGGCATCGGCGACGTCCGGGTGTGGCCCTGGGCCACCCCACGCGGCGACTTCGTCGCGCTGGCGCTGTCGTCACCCGACGGCAACGCCCTGTTCGAGGTGCCGCGGAGCGTACTGGTGCGCTTCCTGCGCCGCACCTACGTCGTCGTCCCACGCGGCCGGGAGGCCGAGCACCTGGACGTCGACACGGCGGTGAACCGGTTGCTGGCCGGTCGCTGA
- a CDS encoding helix-turn-helix transcriptional regulator, giving the protein MVSSGQLAPATDAAPAPTAAGIRAITLGDLSTDPAWRRPVLIGSNHLILVTGGHGTLEVDFRPFPCRPGTMFRVRPGQAVRRTDALDAVVVRWSPEALHGLDVDPDAVPIHTQLGGEDEEAVLNEVSQLVVDCRRHRGSGGESLLRHQLAVLLLRLTLTATPAAGTEPRTFRRLCREVEHHYRYTRRVEDYADRLGCSVRTLTRACLAMTGRSAKQVIDERVALQARRLLAATDEPIARIGRYLGFPEPTNFGRFFSREVGLSPGAFRATGGRVAVPARIARPRPPHWTDRA; this is encoded by the coding sequence ATGGTCTCTTCCGGTCAACTCGCCCCGGCCACGGACGCCGCTCCCGCGCCGACCGCAGCCGGGATCCGGGCCATCACCCTGGGTGATCTCAGCACCGACCCGGCGTGGCGGCGACCGGTGTTGATCGGGTCGAACCACCTGATTCTGGTCACCGGCGGTCACGGCACCCTGGAAGTCGACTTCCGCCCGTTCCCCTGTCGGCCGGGCACCATGTTCCGGGTCCGTCCCGGGCAGGCGGTGCGTCGCACCGACGCACTGGACGCCGTGGTGGTGCGGTGGAGCCCGGAGGCCCTGCACGGCCTGGACGTCGACCCGGACGCCGTACCGATCCACACCCAGCTCGGCGGCGAGGACGAGGAGGCGGTGCTCAACGAGGTCAGCCAGCTCGTGGTGGACTGCCGCCGGCACCGTGGCTCAGGCGGCGAGAGCCTGCTGCGGCACCAGCTCGCCGTCCTGCTGCTGCGCTTGACGCTGACCGCCACCCCGGCCGCCGGGACGGAGCCGCGCACGTTCCGGCGGCTCTGCCGCGAGGTCGAGCACCACTACCGGTACACCCGCCGGGTCGAGGACTACGCCGACCGGCTGGGCTGCTCGGTGCGTACCCTGACCCGGGCCTGCCTGGCGATGACCGGGCGCAGCGCCAAGCAGGTCATCGACGAACGGGTGGCGTTGCAGGCCCGCCGACTGCTCGCGGCGACCGACGAGCCGATCGCCCGGATCGGCCGGTATCTCGGCTTCCCGGAGCCGACGAACTTCGGTCGCTTCTTCAGCCGCGAGGTCGGCCTGAGTCCGGGTGCCTTCCGGGCGACCGGCGGGCGGGTCGCCGTTCCGGCCCGGATCGCCCGCCCCCGGCCACCGCATTGGACCGACCGGGCATGA
- a CDS encoding RNA-guided endonuclease InsQ/TnpB family protein: protein MDETVRYTCRLRPGRIAQAALLDEWGRCRWLWNEAVHQQKTGRKPTFGRLSKLLAEARSRHAWLREGSQVAQQQTLRTYGAALAHSFTVKGRGRPKVKRLKDSLPTLEYTTRGFRIKDGRLCLPGTVTVAVVWSRELPSEPTSVRVYQDTLGHWYASFVVRREITTAPESDSPGIGVDWGVKTTAATTDPAFDLPHLGHRRRCAAEMAKAQRTMARRRRPKGHAPSKGYQTAKRQAARVATKAARQNTHDARVWAKNVTDHHALIAVEDFKPTFLARTTMARKAADAAIGACKKELIERGTRAGRKVVLVPPAYTTMTCSECGERANLRLGLGIRTFECAACGYTACRDRNAARTILATAERDRASADDVRHLIASFRDGGSGAVRAGNPGPGPGGKSPGFIRGDR from the coding sequence GTGGACGAGACAGTGCGTTACACCTGTCGCCTGCGGCCCGGCCGTATCGCGCAGGCCGCACTGCTCGACGAGTGGGGCCGGTGCCGGTGGTTGTGGAACGAAGCTGTGCACCAGCAGAAGACCGGCCGCAAGCCGACGTTCGGGAGGCTGTCGAAACTGCTGGCCGAGGCCCGCAGCCGTCATGCCTGGCTGCGCGAGGGATCGCAGGTCGCACAGCAGCAGACACTGCGCACCTATGGTGCCGCCCTGGCCCACTCGTTCACGGTCAAGGGCCGGGGCCGACCGAAGGTCAAGCGGCTCAAGGACTCGCTGCCGACCCTGGAGTACACCACCCGCGGCTTCCGGATCAAAGACGGCCGGCTGTGCCTGCCGGGCACGGTGACCGTTGCGGTCGTCTGGTCGCGGGAACTGCCGTCCGAGCCGACCAGCGTGCGCGTCTACCAAGACACCCTCGGCCACTGGTACGCCTCGTTCGTGGTCCGCCGTGAGATCACCACCGCACCCGAGTCGGACTCGCCGGGTATCGGCGTCGACTGGGGCGTCAAGACCACCGCCGCCACGACCGACCCGGCGTTCGACCTGCCGCACCTCGGCCATCGCCGCCGGTGCGCCGCCGAGATGGCCAAGGCCCAGCGCACGATGGCCCGCCGCCGTCGTCCCAAGGGACACGCCCCGTCGAAGGGCTACCAGACCGCGAAGCGGCAGGCCGCCCGGGTCGCGACAAAGGCCGCCCGACAGAACACCCACGACGCCCGCGTCTGGGCCAAGAACGTCACTGACCACCACGCGCTGATCGCGGTCGAGGACTTCAAGCCGACATTCCTCGCCCGCACCACGATGGCCCGCAAAGCGGCCGACGCGGCGATCGGCGCATGTAAGAAAGAACTGATCGAGCGTGGTACGCGGGCGGGCCGCAAGGTGGTGCTGGTACCGCCCGCCTACACCACGATGACCTGCTCCGAGTGCGGCGAGAGAGCCAATCTTCGCCTCGGACTGGGTATCCGTACCTTCGAGTGCGCGGCATGCGGCTATACCGCATGCCGCGACCGAAACGCCGCGAGGACGATCCTCGCCACGGCCGAACGCGACCGTGCCAGTGCCGACGACGTAAGACATCTGATCGCCTCCTTCCGGGACGGTGGATCAGGTGCGGTCCGAGCTGGGAATCCAGGGCCTGGCCCCGGAGGAAAATCCCCCGGATTCATTCGTGGGGATCGTTAA
- a CDS encoding TIGR02611 family protein has protein sequence METATGRRLPGPVAGKTGKRGCGVPENGRGRDRPRDHGANGAGGVRTAERRVRWRRLRTTLDLIRANPTGRIALKVFISVAGALVVAVGVVLIPLPGPGWLLVIAGLGIWAVEFHWARRLLGFTRRHVQRWTRWVTSRSLPVRLALGTVGLLFVGGVVWLSLKVGLGIDVVARLLHYLATN, from the coding sequence ATGGAGACTGCGACCGGGCGTCGGTTGCCGGGTCCGGTGGCCGGAAAGACCGGAAAGCGGGGGTGCGGGGTGCCGGAGAACGGGCGTGGCCGTGACCGGCCGCGCGACCACGGTGCCAACGGCGCGGGGGGTGTGCGGACCGCCGAGCGGCGGGTCCGCTGGCGGCGGCTGCGGACGACCCTGGACCTGATCCGGGCCAATCCCACCGGCCGCATCGCGCTCAAGGTCTTCATCTCCGTGGCCGGTGCCTTGGTGGTCGCCGTCGGCGTGGTGCTCATCCCGCTGCCCGGCCCCGGCTGGCTGCTGGTGATCGCCGGGCTCGGTATCTGGGCGGTCGAGTTCCACTGGGCCAGGCGGCTGCTCGGCTTCACCCGCCGGCACGTGCAACGCTGGACCAGATGGGTCACCAGTCGGTCGCTGCCGGTGCGCCTGGCCCTCGGCACGGTGGGCCTGCTCTTCGTCGGCGGGGTCGTCTGGCTCTCCCTCAAGGTGGGCCTCGGCATCGACGTCGTCGCCCGGTTGCTGCACTACCTCGCGACGAACTGA
- the tnpA gene encoding IS200/IS605 family transposase: MDEVRSNNNVVYRCHYHVVWCPKYRRKVIDGTVDERLKEIIREVCAERNAPIEAIETMPDHVQLLVVVDPQYGIHRLVKQIKGRSSRLLRQEFLHLKSRMPTLWTNSYFVATTGGATSEVVKRYVENQRNV; encoded by the coding sequence GTGGACGAGGTCAGGTCGAACAACAACGTCGTGTACCGCTGCCACTACCACGTCGTCTGGTGCCCGAAGTACCGGCGCAAGGTCATCGACGGCACGGTGGACGAGCGGCTCAAAGAGATCATCCGCGAGGTTTGCGCCGAGCGGAACGCACCGATCGAGGCGATCGAGACGATGCCCGACCACGTGCAGCTGCTCGTGGTCGTGGACCCGCAGTACGGCATCCACCGCCTGGTCAAGCAGATCAAGGGTCGATCCTCCCGTCTGCTGCGCCAGGAGTTCCTGCACCTCAAGTCCCGGATGCCGACCCTGTGGACCAACTCGTACTTCGTCGCCACGACCGGCGGCGCCACTTCGGAGGTGGTCAAGAGGTATGTCGAGAACCAGCGCAACGTGTGA
- a CDS encoding RrF2 family transcriptional regulator, whose product MQISARGDYAIRAALSLAAAYPSLLSTQSIAAEQDMPRKFLEAVLADLRRAGIVRAQRGAEGGYTLARPPREIAVGAILRAVDGPLAGVRGMRPEETEYLGAAENLPRLWVAVRAAVRQVVDEVSLADLSTGRLPAHVRRLTTRPGAWEPR is encoded by the coding sequence GTGCAAATCTCGGCACGCGGCGACTACGCGATCCGGGCGGCGCTGAGCCTGGCCGCCGCGTACCCCTCGCTGCTCTCCACCCAGTCCATCGCCGCGGAGCAGGACATGCCGCGCAAGTTCCTCGAAGCCGTCCTGGCGGACCTGCGCCGGGCCGGCATCGTCCGGGCCCAACGTGGGGCCGAGGGCGGTTACACCCTGGCCCGACCCCCACGGGAGATCGCCGTGGGGGCGATCCTGCGGGCGGTGGACGGACCGTTGGCCGGCGTCCGGGGAATGCGTCCGGAGGAGACGGAGTACCTGGGCGCGGCCGAGAACCTGCCCCGCCTCTGGGTGGCCGTCCGGGCCGCCGTCCGGCAGGTCGTCGACGAGGTGAGCCTGGCCGACCTGTCCACCGGCAGACTGCCGGCGCACGTGCGGCGGCTGACCACCCGGCCGGGGGCCTGGGAGCCGCGCTGA